In Trichomycterus rosablanca isolate fTriRos1 chromosome 5, fTriRos1.hap1, whole genome shotgun sequence, the sequence ccggctgggctgggcggccgcATAAACATAAATTGGCTGCCgtaccagggttcctcataactgctgctatTACgatccctgctggctgattaatggtggggaataatgctgatcagggtgtggctctccgtgcacaaggctgatccgcatatgaactcgcctcgtgcaggtgaaaagatgcagtctgtactgcacacgtgtcagagggggcgtgtgtcagctgtaaagctcctcagtcagcagtggagggttgtatcagtagagatgaagcgtaacgcaatcagggtaattagatatgactaaattaggggagaaaattgggagaaaagctACATTTAATAGAAAACAACAGGAGTCGTACCTAAAATACGGGTTTACCCCGACAGGTGATTCTGATGTCCCAAGCCCTCTCTGCaaaattagtttttattatcACCTTCGTATAACCGGTCTGTGATGCAAAAAAGGTTGCGGACCACTACTGTAGATTTTTTTGCTTAATAACCTgggtgtttatttttatttggggCGGGGCTTTGATTGCTTGTTTTTTCCTGTACAGTGAAATCGGCACCGCGCTCCAACACTCCTACTTCGGTCCTGGTTCTGGACTTTTCCACTACGAGCGACTCGGCTGTCGTGGCAACGAGAACTCGCTGCTAGAGTGCCGGAGCAGGAAGTTTACGTCTGGTGACTGTAACCATGGCAACGAAGCTGGAGTGGTGTGTGCCGCGCCCAAGGGTGAGACGCTAAGAGCTCAGAGACATTcgatctccacttaccatatagaagcactttgtagttctacaattactgactgtagtccatctgtttctctacatacctttttaacctgctttcatgctgttcttcaatggtcaggacccccacaggaccaccacagagcaggtattatttgggtggtggatcattctcagcactgcagtgacactgacatggtggtggtgtgttagtgtgtgttgtgctggtatgagtggatcagacacagcagccttgctggagtttttaaacacctcactgtcactgctggactgagaatagtccaccaaccaaaaatatccagtcaacagcgccccgtgggcagcgtcctgtgaccactgatgaaggtctagaagatgaccgactcaaacagcagcaatagatgaacgatcgtctctgactttacatctacaaggtggactaactaggtaggagtggacacggtatttaaaaactccagcagcactgctgtgtctgatccactcataccagcacaacacacactaacacaccaccaccatgtcagtgtcactgcagtgctgagaatgatccaccatctaaataatacttgctttgtggtggtcctgtgggggtcctgaccatttgaagaacagcatgaaagggggctaacaaatcatgcagagaaacagatggactacaggcagtaattgtagaactacaaagtgcttgtatatggtaagtggagctgataaaatggacagtgagtgtagaaacaaggaggtggttttaatgttatggctgataagtatTTTCCTGCTATgacattgtattattatatgattTCTGTTGCTCAGCTCAGCTTTAAAATAATCAGCAGCTATTTAAAAGCACAATAATCAATTCTACTTTTTGATAGACGGGTATCTCATGAACTGctgtgtttattaatgattGTGCATATTGGGATGTGGGTTTCAGGCAACAGCACCCCCTTGAGGCTGGTTGGAGGCCAGGAAGACTTCGAGGGACGAGTGGAAGTTTATCATAACGGACAATGGGGCACAATCTGTGATGACCAGTGGGATGATATAGAAGCAGAGGTGGTGTGTCGACAGCTGGGACTTGGGTAggaaataatgtttaataatgttttataaagttttaacgtcatgttttacactttggttacattcacgacaggacaCAAGattctggttacacaagattcatcagttcaagtttttaatatcaaacacagttttggacaattttgtatctctaattcacctcacttgcatgtttttggactgtgggaggaaaccggagctcccagaggaaacccacacaaacacagggagaacatgcgaactcacCTAGGAGCTATCAAGTTGCCCTTATATATGATTCAAAGGAACGGTTTGGCCAATGGTGTATAATGAGTTtagctctgtgtttttttttctatcaaAAATATTCAGCTGTGATAGAGGGCAGTGataactcagtggttaaggtactggactagtaaacagaaggttgccagttcaagccccgccaccaccaagttgccactgttgtgtccctgagcacggcccttaaccctcaattgatcatcgtgttcagctcattgtgtaagtcgctttgtatgaaagcgtctgctaaatgctgtaaatgtaaatgtgatattTAGACACAATATGTGGTCCAAAAATTTGTGGACACCTTGctctgagcttgttggacatattATTCCAAAACGATCGACATTACAATTGAATCTCCATGATCTCTGGGAGGATCtctgtgtttgtgggaatttctgCTTATTCGATTAAAAGAGTGTTTGTAAGGTCATGCACTGATATTGAACAAAAAGGCCTGCGTCACAGCTTCTGttctaattcattccaaaggtgttcgcTGGGGTGAAGGACAGAGCTCTGTACTGGCCAggatgaccaggatgaagtggctTGCGAAAAGAATTAAATTAATGTAtctgttcgatccccaggcggggcggtccgggtcctttctgtgcagagtttgcatgttctccgcatgtctgcatgggtttcctccgggagctccggtttcctcccacagtccaaaaacatgcagtcaggttaattggagacactgaattgccctgtaagtgaatgggtgtgtgtgtgtgtatgtgtgtctgcttgcgatggactggcgtcccgtccagggtgttactgtgtgccttgtgcccattgaaaagctgggataggctccagcaacacaacacgagtttgaatctcagctctgttaccggCAAGCCAGGCACCTAAAAgggcaatgattggctcgtccaagTGTAGGAAGTCATAACTCATAACccctgtgcccctgtgcataaCAGTGGGGACCGTAAAGTCATGGCTGACAGATTTGTCGTGGAGGAACTTAAGTGGCTTACACAGCGCCTTGACCTCACCCTGAATTTAACACCTTTGGAAGAAATTTAAatgtcatgtgtgtgtgtgtgtgtgacgttgTATTCAGTGGTGTGCCACAAGCCTGGTCGTGGTCTCATTTCGGCCCAGGCACCGGGCCCATCCTGCTGGACGGGATGCAGTGCACAGGAAACGAACTCTCCCTGGAAGAGTGTCCACACACACCCTGGGGCCTACACAACTGTGACCACACAGAGGACGCTGGAGTGTCCTGCAACCCGTACAAAGGTGAACTGACCCACAACACGTCACTGCTCAAAGACTTATTAATTATTGAaagtgtatttttatgtttcctCCCTTTGTCCTGCCAATCTAGTTATATCCAATTCCCAATTGTAGAATTCTGCTGACTGGTcaaggagagccacagactatcaCGCGCCCTCACAGACATGCACTAAGATGGGGTCACATCATGTACATGGAGTCACAAACTGCTGTCCTTGAACCAATCAATCATGCAGATGCttcaaacagccagcagagggcgcagttgcagcagcaatgaggaatccaTTCAGGAGTCCAttcagaccactgtgccacctgaattatctttttaaaatacatacatttcaaAATGTCTTAGTATTTGCAAATAAGGGGCTAAAGTGGGTTGCGCTgaggcctcacagcaagaagggcctgggtttgatttgggACCTTcatgtgtggagttggcatgttctcccagtatcCGTGTGGGTtccctctgggtgctctggtttcctccagcaaatccaaagacctgcagtcaggcCAAGTGGAGCTACTATGATTGCCCTGTGtgtggactggtgacctgtcctgggtgttttgATTACCCAGCGCTGCTTAAATGCTTAACAACTTAAACTGAACGTTTGATTAAATAAGTCATGCAGTTGCATCTTATAATTTAAGGACTCATCACTAAGTACAGATACAGCAGGAAGTCTGAGATGTTAAACCAAACTCTGTTGTAGATGGAGCTGTGCGTCTGGTGGGAGCAGACAGTCCATGGGAGGGACGTCTGGAGGTGTACTACTCGGGAGAGTGGGGCACGGTGTGTGACGATAACTGGACGGATCAACACGCACAAGTAGTGTGTCGACAACTTGGGTTCAGGTGGGTTTAATGTCGTGGTGGTGCTGCAGTCTGTTACGCTTGTCTACCACTACTGAGAttcaggttcaaatctcagtgaatttgttgtatttagtcacaacCTAAAGAAAATGTTTATATTGAGATTGTGTTCCAAACACCCCATGTGTTCCCATACACTTCTGTTTGGGTTCTCAAAACAGAGAGATAGAACATATTATTAAAGAGgctcgatagatagatagatagatagatagatagatagatagatagatagatagatagatagatagatagatagatagatagatagatagatagatagatagataagtaggtaggtagacatacagacagacagttaggtaggtaggttgatAGGCAGgttggtagatagatagatagatagatagatagatagatagatagatagatagatagatagatagatagatagatagacagacagacagacagacagacagacagacagacagacagataggtaggtgGGTAGGTGGGTAGGTAGATATAGtgatagacagacggatggacagacagacagacagacagacagacacagacagacagacagacagacagacagacagacagacagacagacagacagatagatagatagatagatagatagatagatagatagatagatagatagatagatagatagatagataggtaggtagatatagtgatagacagacggatggatggatggatgaatagatagataagtaggtaggtagacatacagacagacagttaagTAGGTAGGTTGAAAATATTTTTGATAGATTTGATGTTCGATCATTACAGGAGATAAAAACTGTAGTAATGAACTTTTTTCCCCAACAGAGGGCATGCCAAGGTGGCATCAGAAGGTGCATATGAAGAAGGCAAGGGTCTGATCCTGCTGGACGAGGTGCGCTGTGTGGGGTCAGAAAGCTCCTTGCTGGAGTGCAGCCATGCAGCGTGGGGACGTCATGACTGTTCCCACAGTGAGGATATAGCCGTGTACTGTGAGAGAGGGGAACACATCAAAGATGTCCCTGCAGTTCCTCTAGTCTCGGGTAACCAGTGTAAAGGGAGATGCATAATGAATCGATGACTGTATCAGAAAAGCATTGCTGTATCGGGCGTGGTCTGTGTGCAGGTCCTCTGCTTCGACTGGTGAATGGAGAAAGTCGTAAAGAGGGTCGAGTGGAGgtcttcatcaatggtcagtggggcagtgtgtgtgatgatggcTGGAACGATATCAACGCTGAAGTGGTCTGCAGGCAGCTCGGCTTCGTGTGAGTTATTCACTTGTTTGCAATGCAGAAGAACAGCAAACAACTACAGGGAATATAGGAACATTGATAGGGTCACAATATGATGATCACACCAAGCtttaattgtttatattttattgtttagcttatttatttactctataatgttcattctctcactcactcaaacTTAAGAGCAATTTAAAGCACCTTGAGAAAACTCATGTGGTAAGAACATGCCCAACTCTGTGCAACTCTGTACAAAACAGTGAGGTTTAAATTCAAGACCCCAAGACTTGCCGTACAACTGCTGACCATACAACCCTTAATCTATAAATCTAAATGATCTCTGGATCATTTGAATCTTTAATGCTAGCTGTAACCTATCCATCAGGTCAATACTGAAATATCATCAACTCTAAATGTGTGTTTACTAATGGtcagcaaaaacacacacatgacatggaatgaactggaacatcaactgaggctttcttgaccaacatccagccgtacaaatgctcttttgattaatTGGGCACAAACTCCCtcagatatacactatattgccaaaagtactcacccatccaaatcattgaattcaggttccaatcacttccatggccacaggtgtataaaaccaagcacctcggcatgcagactgcttctacaaacattagtgattgggaacgacagcataAAGTGGTAGGCCTCGTAAAATGACAAATCACGTTTCTCtttctggcaatccgatggacgagtctgggtttggcggttgccaggagaacggtacctgtctgactgcattgtgccgagtgtaaagtgtggtggaggggggattatggtgtggggttgtctTTCAGGATTTGGGCtcagccccttagttccagtgaaaggaactcttaatgcttcagcataccaagagatattggataatttcatgctcccaactttgtgggaacagtttggggatggccccttcctgttcaaACATGACTTACAAATCAAGGTCTaaaaagacgtggatgagcgagtttggtgtggaagaacttgacagGCCTgcacctcaacctgatagaacacctttgggatgaattagagcagagactgtgagccaggccttctcgtccaacatcagtgtctgacctcacaaatgcgcttctggaaaaattgtcaaaaattcccataaacacactcctaaaccttgtggaaagccttcccagaagagttgaagctgttatagctgcaaagggtgggccgacatcatattaaaccctatggattaagaatgggagtcactcaagttcatatgtgtgtgaaggcagacgagcgaatacttttggcaatatagtgtgttTAGAAGTTTAGTGAAAAGCTTTCTCAGaatgtatataatttttattccttttatcTCTTTGTGTGTTTCTTTATCAGTGGACATTCCAAAGCACGCTCCATGGCCTATTTTGGTGAGGGTCAGGGTCCAATCCACCTGGACAACGTGAGGTGTGTGGGTACAGAGTCATCTCTGGGAGAGTGCTCAGCAGAGGGTATGGACAAACACGACTGCAAGCACAGCGAGGACGCCGGGGTCATCTGTGATTACGTTTCTCAGCCAGTATCCGACAGCATCATGACAACACAGTCGTGTGGTCTGAGACCCAACACACTGCGCCGCAGGAGGAGGATCATCGGCGGAGACAAGTCACTCCGGTAACCCGGCCTGTTTATTTATCAGCTATGTGTTGTATAAACTGTGAGTCGAAAAGGGATCTCTACAGTTTTGCCCATAACTTTGGCAAATTTTGATCAATTTGCAACgccattttacttatttaatataGTGGTTACCATGACAACCATTTGTTTCTGAGGACAGAATTTTAATGAAGAACTTAAAGGTCCGATTAAAGGTTATAAACTGTATGAGATACATTTATTTGCTGCGTACGTGACAGAGAGTTCATAGTTGCTCGGCCAAGAGGATAAAACCTCAGACCTACTGGTCCAACTCCTACTGGACTCAGCCGATCATCAGTCTGAATTATTGATCGTGATCTGATGCTGCAACAGtggaataattttaaaattcattAACATTTGTCAAAGTTATGGGCAAAGATACAGAGGtcccctttctctctctctttctctctctctctctttctctctctctctctctctctctctctctctctctctctctctctctagagTTGTTCTGCAgcactaaaatgtaattaaattcaATGGTGCTTTATTGGCAAGACAAATATTTACacttgtattgccaaagctttgATGAAAAAATTAACAAGGTaaacaaaacatacaataaaaaataaataaacaacattttacatttagtggacactttaaaaaaagggccttgctcaaaggctgaacagtagcaacctggcagtggtggggcttgaaccagcgaccttttgattagtccagtaccttacccggtAGGCTACAACaattatagtaataacaacaataataaaatatgctaCAACAGCAATAATCCTGTTATCAGTACTTCTACAACTACCGCCatcaatagtaataatataacaatataataataaaaataatataacaatgtaataataataatagttataataataatgatcataatTTTGCATGATGCTATAGGTTCTATCCTCTAATATTTACTTTGTAATGTGTCCTTGGATATGTGAAAGGTGCTTtatgagtttattattattactactactactaatagtaataataataataaatataataatagagATTAAACTGTCAGCGTGAGCTCGTGGATCTGTATCTCTGATATCTGATtcggtcactcactgtccatcagaCTGTGGTAGAATTGGATGTTCAGTGCTGCTCGTGTTTCTTTTTACAGTTCAAAACTACAAACCACAGTTTCcggaaaagtttggacattttgtaaaattcaatagaaagaagaatctgtgatttgttcattttcttgagCCTTTATTTAACCCTCAAAGGCACAGAgatatatttcagtgttttaattgACTTGATCTGATTGATTGACTTGATTATATTTTATAACctcaaacacatttaaaattcaaTGCCCATCGTGACTAAAACTTgaatattgtgtgtgtttaataattgttgtttgttttatagGGGGGACTGGCCATGGCAGGTTTCTCTGTGGCTGAGGTCTCAGTCTAAAAGAAACCATCCGCTGTGTGGAGCTACTTTAATCAGCTCCTGCTGGGTCGTCACTGCTGCTCATTGCTTTAAGAGGTGAGAGGGAGACATCCAGTGGTTTTACATGAACAGCTTCATCTTACTCTCTtctacagcatgtttaaaaagTGTGTGCACAGAAATGATGGGAGGGGAGgagaaattattaataataaaaataataataataaatgtggggtTTAGGCTATGTTGTGGTGGGATTTTGGATAAACGGGAACTAAAACATCCAACAGCCAAGACCCTTCTTCAaccatgcatttttaaaagttgaaatctggcaaccttgatgtaaaatgcatttacattcaTGCTgtctagacagatagatgatagatagatgatagacagatagatagacagacagaaagacagacagatagatagatatatagatagatatatacagtatatagacagacagacagacagacagacagacagacagacagatagatactttatttatcctgaggGAAATCAGTAGATGGTTTTACCCAGCTTAGAACTGTTACTGATACCAGTGAAAGCAGTTTAAGGGTTAATGGTCTTGCTCAGGGCTTTAACGAGCAATtttttgatcactagtccaatacctggaccacgatagacagacagacagacagacagacagacagacagatattctTGTTTCCTGTCAGTGTTTGAGAGGAATTTGGTATGTTCTTTCACCtcccaaaagcatgcagaaggaAGACAGCAGGTTGGCTGATTTAAACATTGTCACATTGGTGTGAGAAAGTATGTGATTGGATGAGTGTTTTCTGCCCGGCCTGTCCTGTGCTCACTGTTTCTGGGTGGCCACTGTGACCTTGAACaggtcaataaaaataaataatgttcaaGGTTTTCCTGTCATTTCCTGTGACGCTGGTCGTTTCTCTTTCAGGTTTGGCACAGATTCGTCGCGATACGTTCTGAGGTTGGGAGACTACCACACAGAGGAAAAGGACGACTTTGAGCGCACCCTCTCTCCCGAGCGTATTGTTATTCACAAGAAGTACCGCAGCCAGGGCTGGGAGTACGATATAGCCTTGGTCAGACTGAAGGGCACAGATGGGAACTGTGTGTCCTTTAACCCTCACACTAACACCGCCTGCCTTCCTGCTCCTGGTGACAGGAAAGCCAAGAGACCTGCTGCGTGTATCATCACCGGATGGGGCGTTACAGGTATGTGAGTGCCTGCTTTATCATTTAACACCCTTGGTTTAACTTTTTCCCCACTGATCATAAGATATCGGTTAAGAAAACCTGGacatatttaaaacacaaaatcatCTGAAGTAgctaatttatgtattttattaggattttaatgtcatgttttttttttaatcaaagtctttttaataatgatttttaCCATATACAGAATACAAACATATTTTTTAGATTGCTCATTCTGTTTTATAGCATGATAGAGTTCCTGTTTACCCAGCAAGGTTCACTTATATTTAGCTGTATCGTGTTTGCGGTCATATTTTGGTCATTTCAACGTCAAGCTTCCTTTACATGTGATGTGCTGTTTATTTTCCTGATTTGTACTGTGTGTAGGGTCTAACCACTCTTttctctttgtgttttttgagACTCTGAGTACTCACGGACCCTGCTGCAGGCCTGGCTGCCACTGCTGCCGTCCTGGAGGTGTAAGAAACGCTACGGCAGCCGCTTCACAGGACGCATGCTGTGCGCCGGCAGCCTGTCCAAGCATCGGCGCGTGGACAGTTGCCAGGGGGACAGCGGCGGCCCGCTGGTGTGTCAGGGCGACGGTGGCCGCTGGACGCTGACTGGAGTCATTTCCTGGGGTCATGGCTGTGGGGATCCCAGCTATCCTGGTGTATACACTCGTGTCAGCAGGTTCACAAAGTGGATTGAGAAGGTCACCAAGGGTTCTGCCCAAAGCtagctgtatttatttaaacataagGATGGATGGCACAGGCTCCAAAATAGATCCTCCAGATAATGGCAGACCTTTCTCAGTCAGTGACTCGTGATTCCATGCATCATTACACAGAGGGGAAGTTCCCTTATTTGCTTGTCTGCTTACTCCTGTGAAAGCATCAGCATATCTGTCTTTTGCATGTCTGGTCGGATGAGGGCTAGCACGTGTTTCCTTTGGACACTGAAGCCAGTCACCATCGTTATCAATTGGGCTGATCAATGTGTTAGGTCATTATGATCAAAGCTTATGTTATTACCCCCTCTGGCTTGGTGCTTAACATACactattggctgtgtctgagggagggagggccgAATGGGGAATCACTGTTGGAGAACGAGTGCAAGAAGCGAAACCTGATCATCCATCATTGTTAAAGCTCTCTGTAGGATTGCCATTGGTTGGAGAAGGCACATGCCCGACTCTGATTGGGTGGTCATGCTTGCCCTCTGGTCAGATGCCCAATGAACACTATTGGTCATTATTTCTTAAGGAGAGCTGGACATCTAACTGAGTGGAGAAGGAATACAGAAAGCATAGTGTGATCCTGTgtaacaatctgctgctggttGGTACAATGATTGTATCAGCAGCTTCTGAAACAAGTAGCCCAAATACAGAGAGCACGAAAAAAATTGCAGTTTTAAAAAGCTGGAGACGACcacaaactgggagaaaagaAAACATAATACTAGCAGGGCTAGTTATGCTCTCTAAGACTTCTGAATGACAATATTTTCAAAATACATGAAAGTAT encodes:
- the si:ch211-51a6.2 gene encoding neurotrypsin, whose translation is MADAQQDGHFSTLQSSGPLSCSEGYAELGFYNGSMSHTDSGFPCLRWTLFPEYMLQYPDRGLGDHSYCRNPDRESKPWCFFRQLSGAISWAYCNCHQGAARLLGGESNKSGRLEVYLSGQWGAVCDTHLTDRDASVICRQLGFGEIGTALQHSYFGPGSGLFHYERLGCRGNENSLLECRSRKFTSGDCNHGNEAGVVCAAPKGNSTPLRLVGGQEDFEGRVEVYHNGQWGTICDDQWDDIEAEVVCRQLGLGGVPQAWSWSHFGPGTGPILLDGMQCTGNELSLEECPHTPWGLHNCDHTEDAGVSCNPYKDGAVRLVGADSPWEGRLEVYYSGEWGTVCDDNWTDQHAQVVCRQLGFRGHAKVASEGAYEEGKGLILLDEVRCVGSESSLLECSHAAWGRHDCSHSEDIAVYCERGEHIKDVPAVPLVSGPLLRLVNGESRKEGRVEVFINGQWGSVCDDGWNDINAEVVCRQLGFVGHSKARSMAYFGEGQGPIHLDNVRCVGTESSLGECSAEGMDKHDCKHSEDAGVICDYVSQPVSDSIMTTQSCGLRPNTLRRRRRIIGGDKSLRGDWPWQVSLWLRSQSKRNHPLCGATLISSCWVVTAAHCFKRFGTDSSRYVLRLGDYHTEEKDDFERTLSPERIVIHKKYRSQGWEYDIALVRLKGTDGNCVSFNPHTNTACLPAPGDRKAKRPAACIITGWGVTDSEYSRTLLQAWLPLLPSWRCKKRYGSRFTGRMLCAGSLSKHRRVDSCQGDSGGPLVCQGDGGRWTLTGVISWGHGCGDPSYPGVYTRVSRFTKWIEKVTKGSAQS